A single region of the bacterium Unc6 genome encodes:
- a CDS encoding electron transfer flavoprotein subunit beta: MNIIVCIKQVPDTQNIKIDSQTNTLIREGVQSIINPFDMHAIEEGLRLKEKNGGQVTVISMGPLQVEEALREALSMGVDEAYLVSDRALAGSDTLVTSLVLARVIQHTGNYDIIICGKQSIDGDTAQVGPGIAAHLGLPQVMFVKKITITSRAQEHKGTRAQGHQSTSMLARVERMTEEGYEILDTPLPVVISVVKEINKPRLPSLKGKLRAKSATIKKWTLKDLNLKEDEVGLKGSPTQVIKMFTPPLRKGGQILTGALSETVPKIAEEIKKIITGV, translated from the coding sequence ATGAATATTATTGTTTGTATAAAACAGGTCCCTGATACACAAAACATAAAAATAGATTCGCAGACAAATACACTTATAAGAGAAGGCGTCCAATCAATAATAAATCCCTTTGATATGCATGCTATAGAAGAAGGACTCAGACTAAAGGAAAAAAATGGAGGGCAGGTAACTGTTATAAGTATGGGACCTTTACAGGTTGAAGAGGCTTTAAGGGAGGCACTCTCTATGGGTGTAGATGAAGCATACCTTGTAAGTGACAGGGCGCTTGCTGGAAGTGATACACTTGTAACAAGTCTTGTGCTTGCCAGAGTGATTCAACACACAGGAAATTATGATATTATTATATGTGGGAAACAGTCAATTGATGGAGATACCGCACAGGTAGGACCCGGTATTGCAGCACATCTTGGCCTTCCGCAGGTTATGTTCGTAAAAAAGATAACTATCACAAGCAGAGCACAAGAGCACAAGGGCACAAGAGCACAAGGGCACCAGAGCACTTCAATGCTTGCAAGGGTAGAAAGAATGACAGAAGAAGGATATGAAATACTTGATACTCCTCTTCCTGTTGTTATAAGTGTTGTAAAGGAAATAAACAAGCCCCGGCTACCTTCTCTTAAGGGAAAGTTAAGAGCAAAAAGTGCAACAATTAAAAAATGGACATTAAAAGACCTAAATCTAAAAGAAGATGAGGTTGGATTGAAAGGTTCTCCGACACAGGTTATAAAGATGTTCACCCCTCCTCTGAGAAAAGGAGGACAGATATTAACAGGCGCTCTATCGGAAACGGTTCCAAAGATTGCAGAGGAGATTAAAAAAATTATAACGGGTGTGTGA
- a CDS encoding Fe-S cluster assembly scaffold protein NifU: protein MTTTSQYGEKVMEHFKNPRNVGEIQDADGIGRVGNPVCGDIMNLYIKVKKGVIVDAKFKTFGCGAAIATSSMVTEIVKGKTVKEALKISNRAVAEALGGLPPIKMHCSALAEEALRAAITDYMEKHMAK from the coding sequence ATGACAACCACATCTCAATATGGCGAGAAGGTTATGGAGCATTTTAAAAATCCAAGAAATGTTGGAGAGATACAAGACGCAGATGGTATAGGCAGGGTCGGAAATCCTGTCTGTGGAGATATAATGAATCTTTATATAAAAGTAAAAAAAGGGGTGATTGTAGATGCAAAATTTAAAACATTCGGGTGTGGAGCCGCAATTGCCACAAGTTCCATGGTAACAGAAATTGTGAAAGGGAAAACCGTTAAAGAAGCACTAAAAATATCCAACAGGGCTGTTGCTGAAGCATTGGGAGGACTTCCACCCATAAAAATGCATTGTTCTGCTCTTGCAGAAGAGGCGTTAAGGGCTGCTATAACAGATTATATGGAAAAACATATGGCAAAATAG